In Marinobacter sp. M3C, the genomic stretch TGCCGACAAGGTGGGTTTTCCGTGCATTATTCGGCCTTCGTTTACTATGGGCGGCTCCGGCGGCGGCATTGCGTACAACCGTGATGAATTCGAAGAAATCTGCATTCGCGGGCTGGATCTGTCGCCCACCAACGAACTGCTGATCGACGAATCGCTGATCGGCTGGAAAGAATACGAAATGGAAGTGGTGCGTGACAAAAACGATAACTGCATTATCGTGTGTGCCATTGAAAACTTCGACGCCATGGGCGTGCACACCGGCGACTCTATCACCGTGGCACCGGCGCAAACCCTGACCGACAAAGAATACCAAATCATGCGTAACGCCTCGCTGGCGGTTTTGCGTGAAATCGGTGTGGAAACGGGCGGCTCCAACGTGCAGTTTGGCATTCATCCGGATACCGGTCGCATGGTGGTGATCGAGATGAATCCGCGGGTGTCGCGTTCCTCGGCGCTGGCGTCTAAGGCCACCGGCTTTCCCATTGCGAAAGTGGCGGCCAAGCTGGCGATCGGTTACACCCTGGACGAGTTGAAGAACGACATTACCGGCGGCATTACCCCCGCTTCGTTCGAGCCCAGCATCGATTACGTGGTGACCAAGATTCCACGGTTCACCTTTGAAAAATTCCCCCAGGCTGACGCCCGCCTGACCACCCAGATGAAATCGGTGGGTGAGGTGATGGCCATTGGCCGTACCTTCCAGGAATCGTTGCAGAAAGCTTTGCGCGGCCTTGAAGTAGGCTCTGACGGCTTTGACGAAATGCTGCCGGAATTTGACAGTGAAGAAAGCCGGCAAACGTTGACCCGCGAGCTGAATGTGCCCGGTGCCGAGCGCATCTGGTACATCGGTGATGCCTTCCGCGCGGGACAGAGTGTGGCGGATATCTTTCGCCAGACCCACGTAGATCCCTGGTACCTGGTGCAGATTGAAGACTTGATTAAAGAAGAGAAGGCGCTGCAGGCGTCTGGCAGGGCCGAGCTGGACCACGCTACCCTGTTTCGCTTGAAGCGTAAGGGGTTCTCCGACGCGCGCCTGGCGAAGCTGATGGGCGTGAAAGAAGACGCCTTCCGCGCTATGCGCCACGGGCTGGGCATTCGTCCCGTGTATAAGCGTGTAGACACCTGTGCTGCGGAATTTGCCTCAGACACCGCCTACATGTATTCCAGCTATGAAGAAGAATGCGAGTCGAACCCGACTGACCGTGAAAAGATCGTGGTCATTGGTGGCGGTCCCAACCGTATTGGTCAGGGCATCGAGTTTGATTACTGCTGCGTACATGCGGCCCTGGCGATGCGTGAAGATGGCTATGAAACCATCATGATCAACTGCAACCCGGAAACCGTGTCGACCGATTACGATACCTCTGACCGCCTGTATTTTGAGCCGATCACCCTGGAAGACGTGCTGGAAATTATCCACGTTGAAAAACCCAAAGGTGTGATTGTGCAGTACGGTGGTCAAACCCCGTTGAAGCTGGCCCGCGGCCTCGAAGCCGCTGGTGTGCCCATTATTGGCACCAGCCCGGACGCCATTGATTGCGCCGAAGACCGTGAGCGGTTTCAGAAGCTGATCACTGAACTGGGTCTGAAGCAGCCCGAGAACGCCACCGTGCGCAGCCATCAAGAAGGCATTGTCGCCGCTCGCAAGATTGGTTACCCGCTAGTGGTCCGCCCGTCTTACGTGCTGGGTGGCCGCGCCATGGAAATCGTGTATGGCGAAGACGAACTGGAGCGATACATGCGCAACGCGGTGCTGGTATCTAACGACAGCCCGGTATTGCTGGACCACTTCCTGAACGCCGCGATAGAGGTAGATATAGACGCTATTTGCGACGGCAAAGACGTGGTCATTGGCGGTATCATGCAGCACATAGAACAGGCCGGTATTCATTCCGGTGATTCTGCTTGCTCACTGCCGCCATACAGCTTGCCCGCTGATGTTCAGAACGCCATGCGCGACGCGGTCAAACAGATGGCGCTGGCGCTAAATGTGGTCGGTCTGATGAACGTGCAGTTAGCCTGGCAAGACGGTGAAATCTACGTCATTGAAGTGAACCCCCGTGCCTCGCGTACCGTGCCGTTTGTGTCCAAGGCCATCGGCGTGTCCTTGGCCAAAGTGGCCGCGCGGGTTATGGCCGGCACATCGCTGGCGGAGCAAGGCTTTACCCAAGAAATTATACCGGCGCATTACTCGGTGAAAGAGTCGGTGTTCCCGTTCAACAAGTTCCCTGCGGTTGATCCGATTCTCGGGCCGGAAATGAAGTCTACTGGCGAGGTGATGGGCATCGGCGACAGCTTTGACGAAGCCTTCGGCAAAGCCGTACTGGCTGCCGGCGAGCGTCTGCCATCTCAGGGTGTCGCTTTCATGTCGTTGCGCGATGTCGATAAGCACGGCGCTGAACGTGTAGCGCGTTCGTTGGTCGAATGCGGCTTCAAGATAATTGCCACCACCGGCACTGCCGCCGCCCTGCGCAAAGCGGGTGTTGAAGCAGGGTTAGTGAACAAGGTTCATGAGGGTCGCCCGCACATTGTGGATGCCATTAAAAATGGCAAAGTTCAACTCGTGATCAACACCACTGACGGCCGTAAAGCGGTGTCGGATTCGTCCCAGATCCGCCAGTCCGCGTTGCAGGCTAAGATCAGTTACACCACCACCCTGGCAGGTGGCGAAGCCTTCTGCCGGGCCATCAAGTTTGGTCCGGAGCGTACGGTTCGCCGCCTTCAGGATTTGCACTCAGGAAAATAAAATTATGTCGGCAAGAGTACCAATGACCACGTTGGGCGAAGCACGCCTGCGTGCCGAGCTGCAGAAGCTGAAATCGAAAGATCGTCCGCGCGTCATTGCTTCCATCGCTACCGCACGTGAACACGGCGATCTGAAGGAAAACGCGGAATACCACGCTGCCCGTGATCAGCAAAGTTTTATTGAAGGCCGGATCCAGGAAATTGAAGGTAAGCTCGGTGGCGCTCAGGTGATTGATGTCACCACCATCGAAAACACCGGTAAAGTGATTTTTGGTACTACCGTTCACCTGCTGAATACGGACACCGATAAACAGGTTATATACCAGATTGTTGGTGAAGACGAAGCGGATATTAAAGACGGTAAAATTTCGGTGTCGTCACCCATTGCCCGTGCACTGGTAGGCCGCAGAGGAGGCGATGTAGTCGCCATTCGCGTGCCGTCTGGCACAGTGGAATATGAAATTGAGAAGGTTGAGTACATCTGATTAGCGATGTGACTTACACAAAAAAGCCGGTCTGGAATTTCCGACCGGCTTTTTTGTGTCTGCTGTATGCGCAACCTGCGCCTTGGTCAGTGCTTAAGGCGCAACAAATTGGACAGCTTGGGGTTTGGTGTCTTGGCGCGGCGCAAAATCACAGCAATTTTACCAATGGTCTGAACGACTTCAGCCTTGGCGTCGGCACACAGTTCGGTCACCGCCTGTTGGCGTGTTTCGCGATCCTGGCTAGCGATTTTTATCTTGATCAGCTCGTGGTCGTTCAATGCCCGCTCCAGTTCTTCCTGAAGGTTTTCGGTCAGGCCCTTATCACCTACAATAATGACCGGTTTCAAATTGTGGGCGATCGCCCGGTATTCCCGGCGCTGTTCTGGTGAAAGGCTCATGATGCAATCTCTTTATAGCGGCAATTAACAAAAGGTCAGCACTCGTTGTGCTGCCGTCAACGTATAATGTTGGGATTGTAGCAGAAAGTGCGGCAAGAAAAATTGCCGTTAACACTTATCGCGCGGGCCTTTTTGGCCCATTAATGGAACGATACCTGCTCCAATCAGTCGAATCCTTTGGTGGTGGTATTGCAATTCGTTATCAAGTCCCCCACTTAAAGAATTCAGGTATTTCGGTTGCTGGCACCCGCAGCCAGAAATGACCGGCAAGTTTGGTGACAGCAAGGCCATTTCTGGTGAACGGCCGTAGAAATGGTGTAAGGTGTCGAAAAAGGGCGTGCCATGGCGCAGCCCGGCAATTCACAGGTGGTGATCCTTGAACAATATGGCAAAAAATCTGGTTTTATGGCTGGTAATAGCCGCAGTGCTACTGATGGTGTTTCAAAATTTCACTCCTACCACCAGCGGCCAACAAGTCAACTACTCCCAGTTTGTGGAGATGGTTCAACAGGGCCGGGTAAACCAGGTCACGATTGACGGTCTGCAGATTGAGGGTACACGCCCCGACGGTTCACAGTTCCAGACGGTCCGCCCGCAAGTGGCTGACAACAAGCTGATGGACGACCTACTGGCCAACAACGTTGAGGTGATCGGCAAAGAACCCGAGCGCCAGAGTCTGTGGACCCAATTGCTGGTCGCCGCATTCCCGATTCTGATTATTATTGCGCTTTTCGTATTCTTTATGCGGCAGATGCAGGGTGGCGCCGGCGGCAAGGGCGGCCCGATGTCGTTCGGTAAGAGCAAAGCCCGCCTGATGAGCGAAGACCAGATTAAAAACACCTTCGCGGATGTTGCAGGCGTAGACGAAGCCAAAGAAGACGTAAAAGAACTGGTGGATTTCTTACGTGATCCCAGTCGATTCCAGCGCCTGGGCGGCCGGATTCCCCGTGGCGTTCTGATGATCGGTCCTCCGGGCACGGGTAAAACCTTGCTGGCAAAAGCCATCGCCGGTGAGGCCAAGGTGCCATTCTTCTCGATCTCCGGTTCAGACTTTGTCGAAATGTTCGTTGGCGTGGGTGCATCCCGTGTACGCGACATGTTCGAGCAGGCCAAGAAGCAAAGCCCGTGCATCATCTTTATTGACGAGATTGATGCGGTCGGTCGCCACCGTGGCGCCGGCATGGGCGGCGGGCACGACGAGCGTGAGCAAACGCTGAACCAGTTACTGGTGGAAATGGACGGGTTTGAAGGCAACGAAGGCGTTATCGTGATTGCCGCCACCAACCGCCCGGATGTTCTAGACCCTGCATTGCTGCGCCCTGGCCGTTTTGACCGTCAGGTGATGGTGAGCCTGCCAGACATTCTGGGTCGCGAACAGATCTTGAAGGTACACATGAAGAAAGTGCCGCTGGATGACGACATTAATCCTGCCGTTATTGCCCGTGGTACGCCTGGCTTCTCCGGTGCCGACCTGGCTAACCTGGTGAACGAGGCAGCGCTCTTCGCAGCCCGTCGCAACAAGCGTTTGGTGTCTATGGAAGAGCTGGAACTGGCGAAAGACAAAATCATGATGGGCGCGGAACGCAAGTCCATGGTGATGAACGAAAAAGAGAAACTGAACACCGCGTATCATGAATCTGGCCACGCCATTGTCGGGCGCCTGATGCCAGAGCACGATCCCGTGTACAAAGTGAGTATTATCCCTCGCGGCCGTGCTTTGGGTGTGACTATGTTCTTGCCGGAAGAAGACAGGTATAGCCATTCCAAGCGTTTCCTTCATGGCCAGATCAGCAGTTTGTTTGGTGGCCGCATCGCTGAAGAGCTCACATTGGGTGCAGACGGTGTCACCACCGGTGCCTCTAATGACATTGAGCGGGCGACCAGTCTGGCTCGCAACATGGTGACCCGCTGGGGTCTGTCGGAAAAGTTGGGCCCGCTGCAGTACGGTAGTGAGAATGATGAACCGTTCCTGGGTCGTACCGCTGGGCAACAACAAACAGTGTACTCGCCGGAAACCGCGCAGCGTATCGATGAAGAAGTGCGTAATATCATTGATACCTGTTACGAGACCGCCCGCAACGTATTGGTCGAGAATCGCGGTAAGCTGGACTTGATGGCCGAAGCTCTTATGAAGTACGAGACTATTGATCGGCTCCAGATCGACGATATCATGGAAGGCCGTGTTGCCCGTACGCCAAAAGGCTGGGACGATCGGGGTGGTTCTTCGGGTGGCGAGGCTACTTCAATAGACAAAGAAGGTCCTTCGACTGAAGGCAACGTTAATGGCAAAGCCGGCGACGATTCTCCAGGTGGCGTTGGCCGCCCGGCCGGAGAGCACTGAGAGATCTGTCACGCGCTAGTTAGGAAGAAGTAGAAAACGCCGCCCGCTTTGGGGCGGCGTTTTTCATTGTAAGGCCCCCAAATTATTCGCCGAGGTTGGAATGAAGATGAATTTTGCCGGGCGCACGCTGGACATGGCTCAGTGTCACGTAATGGGCGTGCTGAATGTAACGCCTGATTCGTTTTCCGACGGTGGTCGGTTTGATCGCCCGCAGCAGGCTCTGGCCCATGCCCGCCAAATGGTTAAAGACGGCGCCCGTTTTATTGATGTGGGCGGCGAGTCTACCCGTCCTGGTGCCAAGCCTGTCAGTCTGCAACAAGAGCTGGACCGGGTGTGCCCGGTGGTAGAGGCCATTGCCGGCGAACTGGACGTGGTGATTTCCGTAGACACCAGTTCGCCGCAGGTGATGACTCAAACTGCGGCCTTGGGTGCCGGGCTGATTAATGACGTGCGAGCGCTAACCCGCGAAGGCGCCTTACAGGCTGCCGCAAACACCGGTTTGCCGGTGTGCCTGATGCACAGCCAGGGCGAGCCGGATACCATGCAGAATAACCCGCAGTATCAGGATGTGTGCGCACAGGTCATTTTGTTTCTGACACAGCGAATACTCGCGGCACAGGGCGCCGGCATTGATTCTTCAAGAATCATGCTGGATTTGGGTTTCGGTTTTGGCAAAAGCCTGGAGCATAATTTGCAGCTGCTTGCGCGGGCAGAGCAATTTACTGTTTTGGGGTATCCTCTTTTGTTGGGGCTGTCGCGCAAATCTATGTTGGGCGCTATTACTGGTCGCAATGTGGAAGAAAGGTTGCCGGCAAGCCTTGCTACCGCGACAATATGTGCCATGAAAGGCGCGAGTGTTGTGCGTGTGCATGACGTTCGGGAAACGATAGATGTCGTTAAAATGGCGGCGGCGATCAAAGGAGCGGTGTGATGTCAGGCAGGCAGTATTTTGGTACCGATGGAATTCGTGGCCACGTCGGTGAGGGCCCTATTACTCCTGAGTTCATGTTGCGTTTGGGGTGGGCTGCAGGCCAGGCGTTTAAACGCGAGGGTCAGCGTAACAGCGTAATGATCGGCAAAGACACCCGGCTGTCAGGCTACATGTTTGAATCTGCGCTCGAAGCCGGCCTGGCTGCAGCAGGGGTAGACGTAAAGCTGCTGGGCCCTATGCCAACACCGGCTATCGCCTACCTTACGCGCACATTCCGCGCTTCGGCCGGTATTGTGATCAGTGCTTCGCACAATCCTCATTACGACAACGGTATCAAATTCTTCTCGGCAGACGGCACCAAGCTGGATGACGCCTTGGAAGCCGAAATCGAGCACTGGCTGGAACAACCGCTGACGGTGTGTGATTCGGCAGAACTCGGCAAAGCGTCGCGCATTGATGACGCCCCCGGCCGCTACATAGAATTTTGTAAAAGTACCGTGCCCAATGAATTTACTCTGGAAGGCATGAGCATTGTTTTGGACTGCGCTCACGGAGCTACCTATCACGTTGCGCCAAAAGTGTTTCGTGAGTTGGGAGCGAACGTATCGGTGATTGGCGCAGCACCCGATGGTCTTAATATTAACCTCAATGTGGGCTCAACCTACCTTGCAGGTCTGAGTCAGGCGGTTCTAGACAGAAAAGCCGATCTGGGGATAGCCTTTGATGGCGACGGTGACCGCGTGCTTATGGTCGACCGTGACGGGTCCGAAGTAGACGGCGATGAGCTGTTGTATGTGATTGCCTCACAGCGCCATGCCGAAGGCCGCCTGAAAGGCGGTGTGGTGGGTACCCTGATGACCAATCTTGGCGTTGAGTTGGCGTTGAAGGAGCTGGGGATTGAGTTCGAACGCGTCAACGTGGGTGACCGCTACGTGATGGAGCGGCTGTTGGCTAAGGGCTGGTTCCTGGGTGGCGAAGGTTCTGGTCACATGGTAATTCGTGACTGTACCAGCACCGGCGACGGCATTGTGTCGGCGCTTCAGGTGATGCTCGCTATCTGGAAATCAGGTAAAACCCTGGCTGAAATTCGCCGGGGTATGTGCAAGCTGCCGCAGACCATGATCAATGTGCGAGTGACCAAGCGCTTCAACCCACTTGAGCGCGAAGATATTGTGGCCGCTGTAAGTCGCGCCGAAGCCGAGCTCGGCAGCGACGGCCGGGTGTTGTTGCGGGCATCTGGCACCGAGCCACTAATTCGAGTCATGACAGAAGGTCAGGATGCCGAGGTGATTGAGCGCATTGCCCGGCAACTAGCGAAGGTGGTGGAAAGCTCGATTTCCTGATCAGAGTCAGCGGCAAGCAGTTGTTTGGCCTTGGGGTGTGGGGTATAGTTCGCATCTCTTTTCGGCGGACTCACCCCGCCGCTTGCGAATGAATAAAGGTGTGTTATGCGTCGTCGCATTGTAGCCGGAAATTGGAAAATGAACGGGTCCCAAAGCCTGGTCAACGAGTTGGTTGGCCCGGTTGCACAGCAGGTGCGCGAATTGGGTATTGAGGCGGTTGTTTTCCCGCCCGCGCTCTATGTTTCCGCGGTGATTCAGGCTGCTAACAACGCAATTGCAGTGGGCGTGCAAAATGTCAGTGAGAAGGCAAAGGGCGCCTACACCGGCGAGCTCTCCGCACCTATGGCAGCCGATGTCGGTTGTCGTTATGGTTTGGTGGGCCACTCCGAGCGACGTCAGCTGTTTGGCGAAACTGATGCGCAGGTGGCGGTAAAAACCGAGCAGCTGCTGAATGCAGGCTTGAACGCCATCGTGTGCGTGGGGGAGACTCTGGAACAGCGCGAAGCCGGGCAGGCCGAAACAGTCGTTGCCACCCAGGTGCGTGACGGTTTGAGCAAAGTGACACCAGAGCAATGGGGGCAGATTGTGGTTGCTTATGAGCCTGTTTGGGCCATAGGCACTGGCAAGACCGCCACCGGCGAAGACGCCCAAGCCATGCATAAGGCCATTCGTGGCGTACTGGCAAATATGGGTGCTCCAGCCGAATCCATTTCTTTGCTTTACGGCGGCAGCGTAAAAGCGGATAATGCAGCCGCACTTTTCGCTGAGCCGGATATAGACGGCGGATTGATCGGCGGTGCGTCTTTGAGTACAACAGATTTTGTCAGTATCTGCCAGGCGCTGCCGACAGATACCCATTGTTAAAGGTTTGCGAGCGTCTTTATGGATTTGATGGAAACTTTGATCGTTGTCCTGCACGTGGTTATTGCCGTGGCTCTGGTGGGTCTGGTGCTGATCCAGCAGGGCAAGGGCGCTGACGCCGGTGCAGCCTTTGGTGGCGGAGCGTCGCAGACCGTGTTTGGCAGCCAGGGCAGTGGTAGCTTTTTGACCCGCTTCACGACCTTTTTGGCCATCGCGTTTTTTGTAACAAGTTTTACGTTGGCGATTTTCGCCAAGCAGCGCGCTGAAGTAGCGGGTCAAGCTGGTATTCCGATGGTTCAGGAATCCCAGCCTTCCGCTGTAGATCCTGCCAGCGAAACCGGCGGCGGGCAGAGCGATCTGCCTGGCCTGGAGTAACCGAATTGCCCAAGTGGTGGAACTGGTAGACACGCCATCTTGAGGGGGTGGTAGCGAAAGCTGTGCCGGTTCGAGTCCGGCCTTGGGCACCATATGCAGTGAAAAAATGGCCTGGTTTTCTAGGCCATTTTTTTGGTCAGTCCTTGACCAGTGAGGTCTGCGGCTCTATACTCCGCCGCAGATTGGGTGCAGTCGAAGTTTGGCTGGCGTCCGGCAGGCAAAGTGTCTGCTAGCATTAGGCGCTGTTTAATCGTGCTTTTTGCGAGTTCTCGCAACAAACAGCCTTTATATCGTGGGCCGTTTGACAAAGGGGCCTGGCGCATCAGGTCCTGGTGCATAAAAAGGGCTGATACACAGCCCTTTTTTTGTTTTTGTAGTCAGCAAATTCTGAATACGGAGATGGCGTAACTTGTCAGCCAAGATTAAACAGTTGGAAGACATTCTGCGGCCGGTGGTTGAAGGCCTCGGCTATGAATACTGGGGTATTGAATTCCGCGCGCGCGGCCACGAATCATTGTTGCGGCTTTTTATTGATGATGTCGAAAAAGGCATCGGCATTGAAGATTGCGAAAAAGTCAGTCGCCAGGTCAGCAGTGTCATGGATGTGGAAGACCCCATACAGAGCGAATACACGCTGGAAGTATCATCGCCTGGAATGGATCGTCCGCTGTTCGAATTGGCTCAGTATCAGGCGTTCGTCGGGCACAAAGTGCAAATCCGTTTGCGTATGGCGTTTGAAGGTCGGCGCAAGTTTCAGGGTTTGCTGAACGGTATTGAAGGCGACGATGTGATTGTGGTGGTTGATGACCACGAATATCTGTTGCCATTCGACAGTATCGACAAGGCGAACATCGTTCCGGTATTCGAGTGACGCACTCTTTGAGCAACACTCTATTCGAGTGACCTTTTATTTGAGTGATGCATGCGAATACATTAAATGGACGCACAGAATATTTTGAAGGCAGGGTAATTCAATGAGTAAAGAGATCTTGCTGGTGGTCGAATCCGTCTCGAACGAAAAAGGTGTCGAGAAAGACGTGATTTTTGAAGCCATCGAATTGGCGCTGGCCACCGCCGCCAAAAAACGCTTCGAAGACGAAGATGCCGATATCCGGGTTTCGATTGATCGCCGTACTGGTGAATACGATACCTTTCGCCGCTGGTTGGTGGTCGATAACGACGCCGTTCCGGCGCTAGGCACCGAGCTGACCTTTCAGGAAGCTGAAGACATCAGCCCTGACCTGCAGCCTGGCGACATGCACGAAGAACAGATCGACTCGGTCGCTTTCGGCCGCATTGGCGCTCAGGCGGCCAAACAGATCATCTTCCAAAAAGTGCGTGAAGCCGAGCGTGCCAAGATTGTAGACAGCTATCGCGGTCGCGTTGGTGAGTTGGTTTCCGGCACCGTGAAGAAAGTGACCCGCGACAACGTGATTGTTGACCTGGGAAATAACGCTGAAGCGTTGCTGCCCCGCGAACACCTGATTGCACGGGAAACTTTCCGCATGGGCGACCGGGTTCGCTCTTTGCTGCTGGAAATCCGCACCGACCACCGCGGCCCGCAGCTGATTCTGAGCCGCTCTGACTCGAAGATGTTGATTGAGCTGTTCCGTATTGAAGTGCCCGAAATTGCTGAAGAGCTGATCGAGATCCGTGGCGCTGCCCGTGATCCCGGCTCGCGCGCAAAAATTGCGGTAAAAACCAACGATCGCCGTATTGATCCGGTAGGCGCTTGTGTAGGGATGCGTGGTTCTCGGGTTCAGGCCGTATCTAACGAGTTGAATGGCGAGCGTGTTGACATAGTGCTGTGGGACGACAACCCCGCGCAACTGGTTATTAACGCTATGGCGCCGGCCGAAGTGGCCTCTATTGTGATGGACGAAGACCGTCACACGATGGATGTAGCGGTTGCAGCGGACAATCTGGCTCAGGCCATTGGCCGTAACGGTCAGAACGTGCGCTTGGCCACCGAACTAACCGGCTGGACTCTGAACGTAATGACCGAAGAGGAAGCTGGCGAGCGCCAGGAACAAGAGCAGGGCCGCCTGTTGGAGCACTTTACCAAGCATCTGGATATCGATGAAGAATTCGCCGGCGTGCTGATTGATGAAGGTTTTAGCTCAATTGAAGAAGTGGCTTACATTCCGATGGAGGAAATGCTGGCGATTGAGGGATTCGACGAAGAAACCGTCACCGAACTGCGCAAGCGTGCCAAAGACGCATTATTGAATCAGGCTCTGGCCAACGAAGAAGCGTTGGATGGTGCTGAGCCGGCTGAAGATTTGCTGGCAATGGAAGGCATAGACCGCGGCTTGGCGTTCAAGCTCGCAGGCATGGGCATACGCACCATGGAAGATCTGGCGGAGCAGTCGGTTGATGACTTGCTTGAAATTGAAGGCATGAATGAAGAGCGTGCAGGTCAGTTAATTATGACAGCACGTGCCCCCTGGTTTGAAGACCAGGCCTAATTCGGGAGGAGGACCAGTATGGCGGAAGTAACGGTAAAACAACTGGCCGAAGATGTAGGCGCTCCCGTGGATCGTTTACTGAAGCAGATTGTGGAAGCAGGCTTGAAAGCGCGTTCTGAGAACGACGCAGTTTCCGGCGACGAGAAACAGCAGCTGCTGACGTATCTGCGCAAGAACCACGGTGACAGTGAGGCCGAGCCTCAGAAAATCACCTTGAAGCGCAAAACAACCACCACGTTGAAAGCCGGCAAGGCTAAATCCGTGAATGTTGAGGTTCGCAAGCGCCGCACGTACATCAAACGCGCGGAAACGCAGTCAGACGAAGCGGAAGAAACAGTGGTGGAAGCGCCGGTCACTTCAGTTGAAGCAACCACAGCGGCTGAAACACCGGTTACAGCGACGGAAACTGTGATCGAAGCCAAGGTTGAAGACACCAACTCTGAAACAGTCAAAGCAGAGCCGGTTGCGGCTGAGCCAGTGGCAGAGAAGGCAGAAAAGCCGGCTGTAATAGCGCCGGCAGACATGCCGATACCTCCGCCTGAAGGCGATGCTAAGGACCGCAAGCCGAAGAAAAAGAAAGAAAACGTTCGCGAACGTAGCGATGATAACGACGACGGCAAGCCGAAGAAGAAATCGGCCGGGCATCGTGGCCCTCGTGGCCGCGCTCAGGATTCGCCGCGGGTTACTTCGGACGAGGAAGACACCAAGCTTCGCAAGCCGCTGCGTTCGAAAAAGAAACCTAAAGAGAAGCAACACGCCTTCGAGAGGCCGACCAAACCTATGGTCAAAGAAGTAGAAGTTCCCGAACTGATCACCGTGGGCGATCTTGCTCATCTTATGTCTGTGAAATCCGTTGACGTGATCAAAACCCTGATGGGTATGGGCATAATGGCCACTATTAATCAGCCCTTGGAGCAGGAAACTGCCATCCTGGTGGTGACGGAGCTGGGCCATACCGCCAAAGCAATCAGTGACGACGCCTTCGAAGAGGCCGTGCTGAGCGAGTTCAGCAGCCAAGAAGGTCAGGAACAAGTTAAACGCGCACCGGTTGTGAGCGTAATGGGTCACGTTGACCATGGTAAAACC encodes the following:
- the carB gene encoding carbamoyl-phosphate synthase large subunit, with the translated sequence MPKRTDIKSILILGAGPIVIGQACEFDYSGAQACKALREEGYRVILVNSNPATIMTDPAMADATYIEPIIWSTVAKIIEKEKPDALLPTMGGQTALNCALDLEKHGVLAKYGVEMIGANADTIDKAEDRSRFDKAMKSIGLECPRADIAHNLEEAHRIADKVGFPCIIRPSFTMGGSGGGIAYNRDEFEEICIRGLDLSPTNELLIDESLIGWKEYEMEVVRDKNDNCIIVCAIENFDAMGVHTGDSITVAPAQTLTDKEYQIMRNASLAVLREIGVETGGSNVQFGIHPDTGRMVVIEMNPRVSRSSALASKATGFPIAKVAAKLAIGYTLDELKNDITGGITPASFEPSIDYVVTKIPRFTFEKFPQADARLTTQMKSVGEVMAIGRTFQESLQKALRGLEVGSDGFDEMLPEFDSEESRQTLTRELNVPGAERIWYIGDAFRAGQSVADIFRQTHVDPWYLVQIEDLIKEEKALQASGRAELDHATLFRLKRKGFSDARLAKLMGVKEDAFRAMRHGLGIRPVYKRVDTCAAEFASDTAYMYSSYEEECESNPTDREKIVVIGGGPNRIGQGIEFDYCCVHAALAMREDGYETIMINCNPETVSTDYDTSDRLYFEPITLEDVLEIIHVEKPKGVIVQYGGQTPLKLARGLEAAGVPIIGTSPDAIDCAEDRERFQKLITELGLKQPENATVRSHQEGIVAARKIGYPLVVRPSYVLGGRAMEIVYGEDELERYMRNAVLVSNDSPVLLDHFLNAAIEVDIDAICDGKDVVIGGIMQHIEQAGIHSGDSACSLPPYSLPADVQNAMRDAVKQMALALNVVGLMNVQLAWQDGEIYVIEVNPRASRTVPFVSKAIGVSLAKVAARVMAGTSLAEQGFTQEIIPAHYSVKESVFPFNKFPAVDPILGPEMKSTGEVMGIGDSFDEAFGKAVLAAGERLPSQGVAFMSLRDVDKHGAERVARSLVECGFKIIATTGTAAALRKAGVEAGLVNKVHEGRPHIVDAIKNGKVQLVINTTDGRKAVSDSSQIRQSALQAKISYTTTLAGGEAFCRAIKFGPERTVRRLQDLHSGK
- the greA gene encoding transcription elongation factor GreA, with amino-acid sequence MSARVPMTTLGEARLRAELQKLKSKDRPRVIASIATAREHGDLKENAEYHAARDQQSFIEGRIQEIEGKLGGAQVIDVTTIENTGKVIFGTTVHLLNTDTDKQVIYQIVGEDEADIKDGKISVSSPIARALVGRRGGDVVAIRVPSGTVEYEIEKVEYI
- the yhbY gene encoding ribosome assembly RNA-binding protein YhbY, which codes for MSLSPEQRREYRAIAHNLKPVIIVGDKGLTENLQEELERALNDHELIKIKIASQDRETRQQAVTELCADAKAEVVQTIGKIAVILRRAKTPNPKLSNLLRLKH
- the ftsH gene encoding ATP-dependent zinc metalloprotease FtsH, whose translation is MAKNLVLWLVIAAVLLMVFQNFTPTTSGQQVNYSQFVEMVQQGRVNQVTIDGLQIEGTRPDGSQFQTVRPQVADNKLMDDLLANNVEVIGKEPERQSLWTQLLVAAFPILIIIALFVFFMRQMQGGAGGKGGPMSFGKSKARLMSEDQIKNTFADVAGVDEAKEDVKELVDFLRDPSRFQRLGGRIPRGVLMIGPPGTGKTLLAKAIAGEAKVPFFSISGSDFVEMFVGVGASRVRDMFEQAKKQSPCIIFIDEIDAVGRHRGAGMGGGHDEREQTLNQLLVEMDGFEGNEGVIVIAATNRPDVLDPALLRPGRFDRQVMVSLPDILGREQILKVHMKKVPLDDDINPAVIARGTPGFSGADLANLVNEAALFAARRNKRLVSMEELELAKDKIMMGAERKSMVMNEKEKLNTAYHESGHAIVGRLMPEHDPVYKVSIIPRGRALGVTMFLPEEDRYSHSKRFLHGQISSLFGGRIAEELTLGADGVTTGASNDIERATSLARNMVTRWGLSEKLGPLQYGSENDEPFLGRTAGQQQTVYSPETAQRIDEEVRNIIDTCYETARNVLVENRGKLDLMAEALMKYETIDRLQIDDIMEGRVARTPKGWDDRGGSSGGEATSIDKEGPSTEGNVNGKAGDDSPGGVGRPAGEH
- the folP gene encoding dihydropteroate synthase; translated protein: MKMNFAGRTLDMAQCHVMGVLNVTPDSFSDGGRFDRPQQALAHARQMVKDGARFIDVGGESTRPGAKPVSLQQELDRVCPVVEAIAGELDVVISVDTSSPQVMTQTAALGAGLINDVRALTREGALQAAANTGLPVCLMHSQGEPDTMQNNPQYQDVCAQVILFLTQRILAAQGAGIDSSRIMLDLGFGFGKSLEHNLQLLARAEQFTVLGYPLLLGLSRKSMLGAITGRNVEERLPASLATATICAMKGASVVRVHDVRETIDVVKMAAAIKGAV